The following coding sequences lie in one Xiphophorus maculatus strain JP 163 A chromosome 4, X_maculatus-5.0-male, whole genome shotgun sequence genomic window:
- the got2 gene encoding aspartate aminotransferase, mitochondrial, with the protein MALLKSNKVIHCLGNISPALGALSSRNSSWWAGVQMGPPDPILGVTEAFKRDTNSKKMNLGVGAYRDDQGKPFVLSCVRKAEALMASKQLDKEYLPIGGLGEFTKACAQLALGADNEVLKSGRSITVQTISGTGSLRIGGNYLARFHTGPHDVYLPKPSWGNHTPIFRDAGMQLKAYRYYDPSTCGFDFKGALDDISKIPEKSIIVLHACAHNPTGVDPRPEQWKEIGDIVKKRNLLVFFDMAYQGFASGDIDRDAWAVRHFIETGHNIVLSQSFAKNMGLYGERVGGFTVVCKDAEEAKRVESQLKILIRPIYSNPPINGARIAATILNTPDLRSLWLEEVHSMANRIIKMREQLVAGLKQQGSSHNWQHVTDQIGMFCFTGLKPEQVERLTKEFSVYMTKDGRISMAGVTTANVGYLAEGIHVVTK; encoded by the exons ATGGCTCTGCTCAAGTCCAACAAGGTGATCCACTGCCTGGGCAACATCTCCCCGGCCCTGGGAGCTCTGTCCAGCCGCAACAG cTCATGGTGGGCTGGAGTGCAGATGGGTCCCCCTGATCCCATCCTGGGGGTGACGGAGGCCTTCAAGAGGGACACCAACTCAAAGAAAATGAACCTCGGCGTGGGAGCCTACAGAGATGACCAGGGGAAACCTTTTGTGCTCAGCTGTGTTCGTAAG GCAGAGGCTTTGATGGCATCCAAACAGTTGGATAAGGAGTACCTGCCCATCGGTGGTCTTGGTGAATTTACCAAGGCCTGTGCCCAGCTGGCGCTCGGTGCCGACAATGAGGTGCTGAAGAGCGGCAGA AGCATCACTGTCCAGACCATCTCAGGAACTGGATCCTTGCGCATCGGGGGAAATTACCTG GCTCGGTTCCATACAGGTCCACATGATGTGTACCTGCCCAAACCCTCCTGGGGAAACCACACACCCATCTTCAGAGACGCCGGCATGCAGCTCAAAGCGTACAGATACTACGACCCATCCACCTGCGGCTTCGACTTCAAAGGAGCCCTGGACGACATCTCT AAAATCCCAGAGAAGAGCATCATTGTGCTGCACGCCTGCGCCCACAATCCGACCGGCGTGGATCCCAGGCCTGAGCAGTGGAAGGAGATCGGCGACATCGTGAAG AAAAGGAACCTGCTGGTGTTCTTCGACATGGCCTACCAGGGCTTCGCCAGCGGCGACATTGATCGTGATGCCTGGGCTGTTCGGCACTTCATCGAGACGGGCCACAACATTGTGCTGTCTCAGTCCTTCGCCAAGAACATGGGACTCTACG GTGAACGTGTGGGAGGCTTCACTGTTGTGTGCAAAGACGCAGAAGAGGCCAAGAGAGTCGAGTCCCAACTCAAGATCCTGATCAGGCCGATTTACTCCAACCCACCGATAAACGGCGCCAGAATCGCTGCAACCATCCTCAACACACCAGATCTGCGCTCGCTCtg GCTGGAGGAAGTCCATAGCATGGCCAACCGCATCATTAAGATGAGGGAGCAGCTGGTGGCGGGTCTGAAACAGCAGGGCTCCTCCCACAACTGGCAGCACGTCACCGATCAGATCGGCATGTTCTGCTTCACCGGCCTCAAACCCGAACAG gTTGAGCGCCTGACGAAGGAGTTCTCGGTGTACATGACCAAAGACGGCAGGATTTCCATGGCGGGCGTGACGACTGCAAATGTGGGCTACCTGGCAGAGGGAATCCATGTGGTCACCAAGTAG